The genomic window CACTGGGCAGCAAGCCCAGACTTCCCACAAGCGCCCCACCTAGATCACTGAGGATATCCCCGTACAGGTTGGGAGCCACTACCACATCATATTTTTCGGGGGAGCGCACCATATCATATGCCATGGCGTCTACCAGCATGGCGTCGTGAATTACGTTGTGGGATTGGGCAACTTCCCTGCAGGTATTGAGAAACAGGGAATCCGCCTTGATCACATTGGATTTATGGACAATTGTCAGATGATTGTGTCGTTTGGCAGCATATTCACAGGCTATTTGTGCAATACGCTCAGAAGCCCTGCGGGTGATTATACGCTTGCTCCAGGCCTCATTCTCAACCACTTGCTCGATGGAAGAATACAATCCTTCAGTGTTCTCCCGCACTACCAGGATATCAAAATCAGAGTTGCCTGTGGCACCTTTTATTCCCTTTATGGGTTTTAAGGGTCTTATATTGGCATAGAGGTCCAGTTCTCTGCGGATGGTCAGCAGTACACTCTTGTAATTTGGATCCGCAGGAGTTGTAACCGCTCCAAACAGGATACAGTCACATTCTTTAAGGATTTTGAGATCTGCATCCGTGATCGCCTGACCGGTTTTTTCCCATTTGCCGTAGCCGAGATTCAGAGGGATTTTTTCCAGGGACAGGTCGAAGCAATCCAGTACCTGCAGTGCAGCAGGAATTACCTCTTTGCCCACACCATCCCCTTCAATTACAGCCAGTTTCATGCATCATCCTCCCTTATCCTGTCCACAAGTTCCCTGATCATGTTTGCCACATCAAATTCAGAGGCACCCCAGTGCACGGTTGCGCCGGGAAAACCACTGATGGTAACCTGGCCGGCATTCTCAGCCCGGCAACAGCGGGCGATAAAGGGGCCTTTGGGTTTGACGATATCACTGGTGAAGGGACAGAGACTGATAAAATCATATTCCAGACCAGGAAAACGGGATTCGAAAAGAGATCTAGATATCTCACAGCCCACAAGTAAGGAACCGGGTTTTTCGATCACGTCATTGTCCAGACATTTGCCTTCAAGTCCTGAGGAAGAACAGGGGAAAACCGTATCCGGACCACTGAAGCGGGTCAGGTCGATCGTATTTTCCTTGAAAGTTATTGTGAGATCACCGAATATACCTGAAGTTTCCAGGCGGCGCACGACATCGGTCAGCCAAGAAGGATACGGTGGAGCGATATCCAGGATTTCCAGTTCCAGGATTTCTGAGGTTGCAGGTTCATGCACAAAGGTCACATGATTGTCGATACCCGTAAAGATGACCGTGGTTATACCGTTTTTACACAATTCTGCAGCCTTTTTTATGAGGAGGGAGCGATCCTTTATATTCAGTTTATCAGGGAAACTGACAATGTTTGCAGGTTTTGCGATCAAGTTCACGGATTCGGTTTTGCGCAACAGGCCTTCACCGCTATGTTCCACCTGATAGAGCCACTGGTTACCATTGCATTTTTTCACAAGCATGTAGTGGGTCAGAAAATAGATGGGCTCTTCTGAATCCTCATCGGGATGGATATGGGTCACACCCACATGCTTGTATTCAAGAGGGAATATCATGGCTTTTATTCCTGCTGTTGTTTTCTGCGATGCTCGACAAGCCCGCCGTCACTCAGTATTTCCAGCAGGAAATCGGGGATTTGCTGGCCCCTGTAAATCCTGTCCGCCACTCTCACAGTGCCTTCGGAGAGATTAACTTCGACCTCATCACCTTCCTCACACTCCACATCCGCCTCGATCAGCGGCAGGCCTACGTTTATGGAGTTGCGGAAAAAAATACGTCCGAAGGATTTAGCAACCACACAACCTACACCGACATGTTTGAGCGCCAGGGGAGCCTGCTCCCTAGAGGAGCCACAGCCAAAATTGTTGCCACCGACAATGATGTCGCCGGGGGATACTTTGTTTGAAAAATCCGGGTCGATTCCCTCCATGGCATGATCGGCAAAAACCTGCATATCGGTGGTGCGCAGGTATTTGCCCGGGATGATTACATCGGTGTCCACATCGTCACCGAAGATCCATGCTTTACCTTTAATCACTTTTTCCAATCCTCTCACCTGCTTAGGGATACCTCTTATCTCTTATTTGTAGATAGCGAATTATGCGTGGCCAAGTACTGACCCAAAAGAGAGAACTCTCTGAATATTAATATTTATTATAGATATTGCGTCTATGACCAGTCTCAATTACAAAAACAATCAACTGGTCACCATCAATGCTCAAAATTACCCTGTATTCCCCTATTCTTAGCGAGTATAGCGGAGATTTCGGAGAACCTTTGAGTTTTTTTATATGAACTTTGGGGTTTTCCTTTATTTCCTTAATGCCAGCAACTACCCTTTTTGCCATATCAACAGGTAGTTTCTGTAAATCTTTTCTTGCAGCCGGTGAATACAGGATAGTATACATTAGCGAAGCTCCAGTTCAGCTTCTATTTCTTCCTGTGTGTAATAATTTCCTTCTTTAAGATCATGAAGGGCTTCTTCAACTCTTTTAAGTGTATCTTCACTCAAAGGCTCCTCATCATAAGCCATTCCAACCAGCCTGGAAAGAACCTCATTATATGACTCCCTGGGAAACAGTTTCAGGTTATCAAGATTGTTTTTTACTTCAGAATCCACTTTAATTGTAGTTGTGGTCATATACTTGAGTATACTTGAGTATACTATATAAATTACACGTGATGAGAATCCGGACCAAACGACCCAGTATCAATAAATTTCCTTCACCCTGCCGACACTACCATCTTCCAGTTGTACTTTTATTCCGTGGGGATGAGAGGAGGATTTGGTGAGAATTCTTTTGACAATACCCCTGGTTATCTTGCCACTCTTCTGGTCCTGCTTCAGAACGATTCCTACGTTCAGCCCTGTCTTGATGTTCTTTCTGTTAGTGCCTGCATTCATGGTCTGAAGGTGAGCCTGTAGGCATATAAGGTTGTTTATCAGTGGAAAATGAATAGCAATTAGAGATTTGATTCCGAATATTCCGATATTATTGTATGTTGTGGAGAACCTGACGGATTTGAAATCCATTCTTCATACTGGTGTAGCCTCATTCAGTATATTTTTCCCGAGATTTGGTTTCAAAGCCTTTTTGTGCACAAGATCAACTTTTATTCCCAAAGTATCGGAAAGGTAGTTTTCAAGTTCAATGAACTCAAGCAATCCCGGAGTTTCATTAAATTCCACCAGTATATCGAGGTCACTACTACTCGTTTGTTCTCCCCTGACATAAGAGCCAAATACAGCAAGAGAGGCAACCTTATATTTTTCCTTTAACTCTGGCAGCATTTTGTGGAGTTGCTGTTTGTAACTATCAATTGCATTGTTTTGAGAAGCCATAGGTATCTGGTTGTTTTGTTTTAATTATATTAAGTGATATCGACAACAAAAAAAAGGAGTTCTAGAAAAATAGAGAAATGGAGAATAGAGGCCTTATACCTCTATTTCCCCACCGTTCAAAACAGCCGATTCACTCACCCGCACAGATTCAGTAGTATCTCCGAAGCTAACCTTGTAGGAACCCCTGGGTGCTGTATCGAACTGCGTCTGGCCTTGCATTGGGCCTTCTGTGGAATAGGGCACCACGAATTCATAGGTGCCATCTGTGGCGGTGGTGGACTGGGTATACTCAAAGGTCCTGCCGGTAGTGGTGAGGATGGTATTTGTGATGGTTACTTTTTCACCATCCGGTGCCTGTCCTGTGATAGTAGCACCGTCCACATACTCGAAGATCTTCACATAACCGGTATTCACAACCTCAACATTGCCGCCAAAGAGGACATTGTAAACCTGTTTGTAGCCACTCTCTGCGGTGTTTGCTGCAGGAGTCTCATGCACCATACGATACTGCTCAAGACCATCACCGTCAAAGATGTGCAGCCGGGCTTCCATTGTATTGAAATAACGCTCTCCGGGTACGGTCTGGGTACCCTGGGCAGTCTGGGCCTGCACATAGTAGTTATCGGTATCCAGGGTCCAGGCAGCCATGGCATAGAATTTACCGGTGGCCATCTCCACATCGGAGACCACATAACGTGCCCCTGCCTTTTCAGGGTCCGGATGCACGGCTTCCAGTACTGCTGTAGCCTCTGCTTCAGAGGAGGCCGTGAAGAAGGTGGATGCACCGGGTCTGTTCTCCTCA from Methanohalophilus halophilus includes these protein-coding regions:
- a CDS encoding nucleotidyltransferase family protein; this translates as MASQNNAIDSYKQQLHKMLPELKEKYKVASLAVFGSYVRGEQTSSSDLDILVEFNETPGLLEFIELENYLSDTLGIKVDLVHKKALKPNLGKNILNEATPV
- a CDS encoding isocitrate/isopropylmalate dehydrogenase family protein: MKLAVIEGDGVGKEVIPAALQVLDCFDLSLEKIPLNLGYGKWEKTGQAITDADLKILKECDCILFGAVTTPADPNYKSVLLTIRRELDLYANIRPLKPIKGIKGATGNSDFDILVVRENTEGLYSSIEQVVENEAWSKRIITRRASERIAQIACEYAAKRHNHLTIVHKSNVIKADSLFLNTCREVAQSHNVIHDAMLVDAMAYDMVRSPEKYDVVVAPNLYGDILSDLGGALVGSLGLLPSANVGEKQAFFEPVHGSAPDIAGRGIANPIAAVLSVALLLDWLDKPEQARIVREAVEASINENIKTADLGGNSTTAQVTEFLVQYVQSHS
- a CDS encoding DUF7557 family protein, encoding MTTTTIKVDSEVKNNLDNLKLFPRESYNEVLSRLVGMAYDEEPLSEDTLKRVEEALHDLKEGNYYTQEEIEAELELR
- a CDS encoding DUF7714 family protein; its protein translation is MIFPLEYKHVGVTHIHPDEDSEEPIYFLTHYMLVKKCNGNQWLYQVEHSGEGLLRKTESVNLIAKPANIVSFPDKLNIKDRSLLIKKAAELCKNGITTVIFTGIDNHVTFVHEPATSEILELEILDIAPPYPSWLTDVVRRLETSGIFGDLTITFKENTIDLTRFSGPDTVFPCSSSGLEGKCLDNDVIEKPGSLLVGCEISRSLFESRFPGLEYDFISLCPFTSDIVKPKGPFIARCCRAENAGQVTISGFPGATVHWGASEFDVANMIRELVDRIREDDA
- a CDS encoding YwbE family protein: MDFKSVRFSTTYNNIGIFGIKSLIAIHFPLINNLICLQAHLQTMNAGTNRKNIKTGLNVGIVLKQDQKSGKITRGIVKRILTKSSSHPHGIKVQLEDGSVGRVKEIY
- a CDS encoding 3-isopropylmalate dehydratase small subunit codes for the protein MIKGKAWIFGDDVDTDVIIPGKYLRTTDMQVFADHAMEGIDPDFSNKVSPGDIIVGGNNFGCGSSREQAPLALKHVGVGCVVAKSFGRIFFRNSINVGLPLIEADVECEEGDEVEVNLSEGTVRVADRIYRGQQIPDFLLEILSDGGLVEHRRKQQQE
- a CDS encoding type II toxin-antitoxin system RelE family toxin; amino-acid sequence: MYTILYSPAARKDLQKLPVDMAKRVVAGIKEIKENPKVHIKKLKGSPKSPLYSLRIGEYRVILSIDGDQLIVFVIETGHRRNIYNKY